The following are from one region of the Georgenia sp. M64 genome:
- a CDS encoding ABC transporter substrate-binding protein produces MPIRNSVLAAALAATLALAGCSNSPADEEEGGADSTAGAEKAQNLVLGNNGDVLTWDPGEMKEGAVIHYAEAVYDPLLRKTADSQIEGNLATDYSYNDDLTELTLTLQEGITFSDGAALDAEAVKANLEARKAGAGSASEAAKAIESIEAVDETTVVLTLSEPSPGLLAALATYLGYMASPAVIESGEIATNPVGTGPYVLDAADSEGGVSYQFDAREDYWNPEAYPFETLEIRPYEEFSARYNALTTGQIQFMYGTSDMVPQAEADGLTVQSVPGEWQGIILQDRGGEVSEPLGDVRVRQAINYALDREAILETHYSGFGQVSTQTFNPASEAWVDELNERYPYDPEMARELLAEAGYADGFSIPVSYSEGFMSPLVPIVAQYLADVGITVEQVPVNGFANGGLETLQSQPAFMLSFSTNIPAWTDVLNKLTPTSLWNYFGYTDETVTRLLEEIPATQGDEQAALYQELNTHLVEDAWFAPVVTQENIYLSSDDVEVTMQQAQLMPSLRFFAPAE; encoded by the coding sequence GTGCCGATCAGAAACTCAGTCCTCGCCGCGGCCCTCGCCGCGACGCTCGCACTTGCCGGGTGCAGCAACAGCCCCGCCGACGAGGAGGAGGGCGGCGCCGACAGCACCGCCGGTGCCGAGAAGGCCCAGAACCTCGTCCTGGGCAACAACGGCGACGTCCTCACCTGGGACCCGGGCGAGATGAAGGAGGGCGCCGTCATCCACTACGCGGAGGCGGTCTACGACCCCCTGCTCCGCAAGACGGCGGACTCCCAGATCGAGGGCAACCTCGCCACCGACTACTCCTACAACGACGACCTCACCGAGCTCACGCTCACCCTCCAGGAGGGCATCACCTTCAGCGACGGCGCGGCGCTCGACGCCGAGGCGGTCAAGGCCAACCTCGAGGCCCGCAAGGCAGGCGCCGGCAGCGCCTCCGAGGCCGCGAAGGCCATCGAGAGCATCGAGGCCGTGGACGAGACGACCGTCGTCCTCACCCTCAGCGAGCCCAGCCCGGGCCTGCTCGCCGCGCTCGCCACGTACCTGGGGTACATGGCCAGCCCCGCCGTCATCGAGTCCGGCGAGATCGCGACGAACCCCGTCGGCACCGGGCCCTACGTGCTCGACGCGGCCGACTCCGAGGGCGGCGTGAGCTACCAGTTCGACGCCCGCGAGGACTACTGGAACCCCGAGGCCTACCCGTTCGAGACCCTCGAGATCCGGCCCTACGAGGAGTTCTCCGCCCGGTACAACGCCCTGACGACCGGCCAGATCCAGTTCATGTACGGAACCTCGGACATGGTCCCGCAGGCCGAGGCCGACGGGCTCACCGTCCAGTCCGTACCCGGGGAGTGGCAGGGCATCATCCTCCAGGACCGCGGCGGGGAGGTCTCCGAGCCCCTCGGTGACGTCCGCGTGCGTCAGGCGATCAACTACGCCCTCGACCGCGAGGCCATCCTGGAGACCCACTACAGCGGCTTCGGACAGGTCTCCACCCAGACCTTCAACCCCGCCAGCGAGGCGTGGGTCGACGAGCTCAACGAGCGCTACCCCTACGACCCGGAGATGGCCCGCGAGCTGCTCGCCGAGGCCGGGTACGCCGACGGGTTCTCCATCCCCGTCTCCTACTCCGAGGGCTTCATGTCCCCGCTCGTCCCGATCGTCGCCCAGTACCTCGCCGACGTCGGCATCACGGTCGAGCAGGTGCCGGTGAACGGGTTCGCCAACGGTGGTCTGGAGACCCTGCAGTCGCAGCCGGCGTTCATGCTTTCGTTCTCCACGAACATCCCGGCGTGGACGGACGTGCTCAACAAGCTCACGCCCACCTCGCTGTGGAACTACTTCGGCTACACCGACGAGACCGTCACCCGGCTCCTCGAGGAGATCCCCGCGACGCAGGGCGACGAGCAGGCCGCGCTCTACCAGGAGCTCAACACCCACCTGGTCGAGGACGCCTGGTTCGCCCCGGTCGTGACCCAGGAGAACATCTACCTCTCCTCG
- a CDS encoding ROK family transcriptional regulator, which yields MQTTSGSPTVPEGRRTTPFVAAGGLVGGRLRISAKVLPGQARPHNRALILQTLYRDGTQSRADLARSTGLTRVTVSDLVADLLADGLVAEVGPRGGSRPGKPATLLEFSRDASHIVGIDLSDHSLFRGAVLDLGGQVLSRAEVELDGATGTDALERVATLVAGLLGQAGRRVLGIGVGSPGIVDLAGVVMSAPNLGWHDLNLRAALEERFSLPVVVANDANVAVLAEHSFGGASEDTLLVKIGHGVGAGLLLGGSPVIGSRFAAGEVGHVVVDEPGGGQCACGKTGCLETWLATARLTAALEEAGTAADREVVLARAGQVLGRALAPIVGALNISEIVLSGPAELLEGRLSAATIEAIRLRTLAELHGDLELRMTALGDEIVTRGAAALVLTQQLGIS from the coding sequence ATGCAGACCACGAGCGGCTCACCGACGGTCCCCGAGGGGCGCCGCACCACGCCTTTCGTGGCGGCCGGTGGGCTCGTGGGCGGGCGCCTGCGCATCAGCGCCAAGGTGCTGCCAGGCCAGGCGCGGCCGCACAACCGGGCCCTGATCCTGCAGACCCTCTACCGCGACGGCACGCAGAGCCGGGCGGACCTCGCCCGCAGCACCGGCCTCACCCGGGTCACGGTCTCCGACCTCGTGGCAGACCTCCTCGCCGACGGGCTCGTGGCCGAGGTCGGGCCTCGTGGCGGCAGCCGGCCGGGCAAGCCAGCCACCCTCCTGGAGTTCAGCCGCGACGCGTCCCACATCGTCGGGATCGACCTGAGCGACCACTCGCTGTTCCGCGGCGCCGTGCTCGACCTCGGTGGCCAGGTGCTCTCGCGCGCCGAGGTCGAGCTCGACGGCGCCACGGGCACCGATGCCCTCGAACGTGTCGCTACTCTCGTGGCCGGGCTGCTGGGGCAGGCCGGACGGCGCGTCCTCGGCATCGGCGTCGGCTCGCCCGGCATCGTCGACCTCGCCGGTGTGGTCATGAGCGCACCCAACCTCGGCTGGCACGACCTCAACCTCCGGGCGGCGCTGGAGGAGCGGTTCTCCCTCCCGGTGGTCGTGGCCAACGACGCCAACGTTGCCGTCCTCGCCGAGCACAGCTTCGGCGGCGCCAGCGAGGACACGCTCCTGGTGAAGATCGGGCACGGCGTCGGAGCCGGACTGCTCCTCGGCGGCTCACCGGTCATCGGCAGCCGCTTCGCTGCCGGCGAGGTGGGCCACGTCGTCGTCGACGAGCCCGGCGGTGGACAGTGCGCGTGCGGCAAGACCGGCTGTCTGGAGACCTGGCTCGCCACCGCACGTCTGACCGCCGCGCTGGAGGAGGCCGGCACCGCCGCCGACCGCGAGGTGGTCCTCGCTCGCGCCGGGCAGGTGCTCGGTCGGGCGCTCGCACCGATCGTCGGCGCCCTCAACATCTCCGAGATCGTCCTCAGCGGACCGGCGGAGCTCCTCGAGGGCCGGCTCTCCGCCGCAACGATCGAGGCGATCCGTCTGCGCACCCTCGCCGAGCTCCACGGCGACCTCGAGCTGCGGATGACCGCCCTCGGCGACGAGATCGTCACCCGCGGCGCCGCAGCCCTCGTCCTGACCCAGCAGCTCGGGATCTCCTGA
- a CDS encoding IS3 family transposase — translation MIETIQALSRAGMAVTPACRQVGLARATYYRRDRGYTHYRPVKDPVAHRDRVQPAALSQKERDQIVTALSKEEHAERSVVQVYWAEFDAGTIACSQRTFYRVAAAHHLVGDLRPTNRRSPSSRRTPAVAATRVGDLWSWDVTELRGPGRDRYFLYLALDVFSRYPVGWCIEHSQTTERAREMFTTAIHDHGPPRTIHADNGSIQRAHDLIADLHKHGAVTSYSRPRVSDDNPFSESLFKTIKYDPTCPEQFQSLDHAREWTQNYLHQYATTHRHSALGRHTPHSVHTGTAHQIHQQRQTQLEAYWNEHPNRFRRRPTPPPLPQTTGINTHLLSQQG, via the coding sequence TTGATCGAGACCATCCAGGCGCTGAGCAGGGCCGGGATGGCGGTCACGCCCGCCTGCCGGCAGGTCGGGCTCGCCCGGGCGACGTACTACCGCCGCGATCGCGGGTATACCCACTATCGACCGGTCAAAGATCCGGTGGCCCACCGCGACCGGGTCCAGCCCGCGGCCCTGAGCCAGAAAGAACGCGATCAGATCGTCACCGCTCTGAGCAAGGAAGAACACGCAGAGCGTTCCGTGGTCCAGGTCTACTGGGCCGAGTTCGACGCCGGCACGATCGCCTGCTCGCAGCGCACGTTCTACCGTGTGGCGGCCGCTCATCACCTCGTCGGGGACCTGCGCCCGACGAACCGCCGTTCACCGTCGTCACGGCGGACGCCCGCCGTCGCCGCGACCCGCGTCGGGGACCTTTGGTCCTGGGACGTCACCGAGCTCCGCGGACCCGGCCGCGACCGCTACTTCCTCTACCTCGCCCTCGACGTCTTCTCCCGCTACCCGGTCGGGTGGTGCATCGAGCACTCCCAAACCACCGAACGGGCCCGGGAGATGTTCACCACCGCGATCCACGACCACGGGCCACCGCGGACTATCCACGCCGACAACGGCTCGATCCAACGCGCCCACGACCTCATCGCGGACCTTCACAAACACGGCGCAGTAACTTCCTACTCCCGGCCCCGCGTCAGCGACGACAACCCATTTTCCGAGTCCCTGTTCAAGACCATCAAGTACGACCCCACCTGTCCCGAACAATTCCAGAGCCTTGACCACGCCCGGGAATGGACACAGAACTACCTCCACCAGTACGCCACGACCCATCGCCACAGCGCCCTGGGCCGCCACACCCCGCACAGCGTCCACACCGGAACGGCCCACCAGATCCACCAACAACGCCAGACCCAGCTCGAGGCCTACTGGAACGAACACCCCAACCGCTTCCGGCGCCGCCCCACCCCTCCACCGCTACCCCAAACAACCGGAATCAACACACACCTGCTGTCTCAGCAAGGTTGA
- a CDS encoding putative N-acetylmannosamine-6-phosphate 2-epimerase, with protein sequence MDVIELMRGRLIVSCQAYPGEAMRDPRTMAQVARAAVAGGAAAVRAQGEEDIRQVVAAVDVPVIGLVKDGTDGVFITPTLQHAIRVAEAGAHVVAVDGTQRPRPDRRTLAETISALREHSDVLVMADCGSLGDALAAADAGADLVGTTLAGYTGERPRTDGPDLELLEQVVAAVSVPVIAEGRIHTPAQAAAALAAGAHAVCVGTAITHPTTITSWFVDALSGQA encoded by the coding sequence ATGGACGTGATCGAGCTGATGCGCGGGCGGCTGATCGTCTCCTGCCAGGCCTACCCGGGCGAGGCGATGCGGGACCCGCGCACGATGGCCCAGGTGGCCCGGGCTGCCGTCGCGGGTGGCGCCGCCGCCGTCCGCGCGCAGGGCGAGGAGGACATCCGCCAGGTGGTCGCCGCGGTCGACGTCCCGGTGATCGGGCTCGTCAAGGACGGCACCGACGGGGTCTTCATCACCCCGACGCTGCAGCACGCGATCAGGGTCGCCGAGGCCGGGGCGCACGTCGTCGCCGTCGACGGCACGCAGCGCCCGCGACCGGACAGGCGCACCCTGGCCGAGACGATCTCAGCGCTGCGCGAGCACAGCGACGTCCTCGTCATGGCGGACTGCGGTTCGCTTGGGGACGCTCTTGCCGCGGCCGACGCCGGCGCGGACCTCGTCGGGACCACGCTTGCCGGGTATACCGGCGAGCGGCCGAGGACCGACGGCCCGGACCTCGAGCTGCTCGAGCAGGTGGTCGCGGCTGTCAGCGTGCCCGTGATCGCCGAGGGGCGCATCCACACCCCCGCGCAGGCCGCCGCCGCGCTCGCGGCCGGGGCGCACGCGGTGTGTGTGGGCACGGCGATCACGCACCCCACGACAATCACGTCGTGGTTCGTCGACGCGCTGTCCGGCCAGGCCTGA
- a CDS encoding ROK family protein: MGAGMERAVVGIDLGGTKIAGACVAADGTLGDVLEVRTPAADGPGAVLDAVAGLVLELARMTGPAGDAGGRRPILGVGIGTAGVVDVGRGRVVSATDVLPGWTGTAVADGLRARLAPELGEVGVHVQNDVDAHASGEAWVGAAAGLGSVLVVAVGTGVGGSVVLDGIPLRGAHHVAGEIGHLPVPGAEGLRCSCGRTGHLEAIGAGPGLRRRYLALGGDSASPDARDVVARAVAGDEAAVRAVRDSATAVGRGTAGIVTVLDPDAVLVTGGLAGSGELWWDTMEATLRAELIDPLAGIPLLRAALGNEAAIVGAAKGAWDLVEERAWT, translated from the coding sequence GTGGGAGCAGGCATGGAGCGAGCGGTGGTCGGGATCGACCTCGGCGGCACGAAGATCGCCGGGGCGTGCGTCGCCGCCGACGGCACGCTCGGGGACGTGCTCGAGGTGCGCACACCCGCGGCGGACGGGCCGGGTGCCGTGCTCGACGCCGTCGCCGGGCTCGTCCTCGAGCTGGCCCGGATGACAGGACCGGCCGGCGACGCAGGGGGCCGCCGACCGATCCTCGGCGTCGGTATCGGTACGGCCGGAGTGGTCGACGTCGGCCGGGGTCGGGTCGTCTCGGCCACCGACGTCCTGCCCGGCTGGACCGGCACCGCCGTCGCCGACGGCCTGCGAGCGCGGCTGGCGCCCGAGCTGGGAGAGGTCGGCGTCCACGTGCAGAACGACGTCGACGCGCACGCGAGCGGGGAGGCCTGGGTCGGCGCGGCCGCCGGGCTCGGCAGCGTCCTGGTCGTGGCGGTCGGGACCGGCGTCGGCGGCTCGGTGGTCCTCGACGGGATCCCGCTGCGCGGCGCCCACCACGTGGCCGGCGAGATCGGGCACCTGCCGGTCCCGGGTGCGGAGGGTCTGCGGTGCAGCTGCGGACGGACCGGGCACCTCGAGGCCATCGGCGCCGGCCCCGGTCTGCGCCGTCGGTACCTGGCCCTCGGCGGTGACTCGGCGAGCCCCGACGCGCGTGACGTCGTGGCCCGGGCGGTGGCCGGCGACGAGGCTGCGGTCCGCGCGGTGCGGGACTCCGCCACCGCCGTCGGCCGGGGCACCGCGGGGATCGTCACGGTGCTCGACCCGGACGCCGTCCTGGTGACCGGCGGGCTGGCCGGCTCCGGCGAGCTGTGGTGGGACACGATGGAGGCCACCCTGCGGGCCGAGCTCATCGACCCGCTCGCCGGCATCCCGCTGCTGCGGGCGGCTCTTGGCAACGAGGCGGCCATCGTGGGAGCCGCCAAGGGGGCGTGGGACCTGGTGGAGGAGCGGGCATGGACGTGA
- a CDS encoding DUF1349 domain-containing protein, translating to MRTRQRRRVWAPLATLCAALLAVTGMAGAAGAEEGPGQDDLPVFEFQGIITDKEEMLYNPTDEYIFPSVFHAGEHLADPLGEWYLYLAPHDAPGGVVLMYADSLEGPWTEHPGNPLIANTWLPHYDTVSHVSTPEAFWHPTEQKLFLYFHGENSTTRYATSTDGVTFEYGGVAVTNADGGPGTSETSYARVFEHPDEASAYEYAMFYMDNTPENIRRIRVAESVDGRDWDVRAEPLVVPGAEEGQNVSSANLWEWEGQLYVIYHASSGKIHARTVDPTLTETGPTLTLHKASGVGEDTGRVAAPEIVTDETGTYLFYEAGDRLGATIAYAKLNPDAVRPPDPVPDPDPLREQCAGVDSDEFDGTELDADLWPVRVRADASRHELRDGSLVLPTYHSGVNGAPLLLQQVPDGAWEVTTEVRVSPTERFQQAGLLLYRDDANYAKLDLVHGSFGPRLEFIRRVNGSDINTSADSLAPPAGLGETFWLRLSSDGTAVSASVSVDGETFQPWGRSHDLGALAPVGVGPFAMRGATAAAEIEAEFAWLRWTPTEEEQAACDAVVVVPEVPADEETEAPGEADLRSTSGWATGLDDGNFEVLMDLWWGTNGSVFTLYENGELIAAETLSLDTPEAQSLRIPVTGRVNGTYVYTGELINSQGATATTSVTVEVTDAGPGTPVLSHDNRKDGDGDYTVTANMWWGTNATSYRILEDGAVIAEGELEAATPSAQQVSAAVSGKGLGAYTYVVELTNHAGTTVSEPLTVTVRR from the coding sequence ATGAGGACACGACAACGTCGCAGGGTCTGGGCGCCGCTGGCGACGCTGTGCGCGGCGCTGCTGGCGGTGACCGGCATGGCCGGCGCCGCGGGCGCCGAGGAGGGACCCGGGCAGGACGACCTGCCGGTGTTCGAGTTCCAGGGCATCATCACCGACAAGGAGGAGATGCTCTACAACCCCACGGACGAGTACATCTTCCCCAGCGTCTTCCACGCGGGCGAGCACCTCGCGGACCCCCTGGGCGAGTGGTACCTCTACCTCGCCCCCCACGACGCGCCGGGCGGCGTCGTCCTCATGTACGCCGACTCCCTCGAGGGTCCCTGGACCGAGCACCCGGGCAACCCGCTCATCGCCAACACGTGGCTGCCGCACTACGACACCGTCTCGCACGTCTCCACCCCGGAGGCCTTCTGGCACCCGACCGAGCAGAAGCTGTTCCTGTACTTCCACGGTGAGAACAGCACCACCCGGTACGCCACCTCCACCGACGGGGTCACCTTCGAGTACGGCGGGGTCGCGGTGACCAACGCCGACGGCGGCCCGGGCACCTCCGAGACGTCCTACGCGCGGGTCTTCGAGCACCCGGACGAGGCCTCGGCCTACGAGTACGCGATGTTCTACATGGACAACACCCCGGAGAACATCCGCCGGATCCGCGTGGCGGAGTCCGTGGACGGACGCGACTGGGACGTGCGCGCCGAGCCGCTCGTCGTCCCGGGCGCCGAGGAGGGGCAGAACGTCTCCAGCGCGAACCTCTGGGAGTGGGAGGGGCAGCTCTACGTCATCTACCACGCGTCGTCAGGGAAGATCCACGCACGGACCGTCGACCCGACCCTCACCGAGACCGGCCCGACCCTGACCCTCCACAAGGCGAGCGGCGTGGGCGAGGACACCGGCCGCGTGGCAGCGCCCGAGATCGTCACCGACGAGACGGGGACGTACCTCTTCTACGAGGCGGGCGACCGGCTCGGCGCGACCATCGCCTACGCCAAGCTCAACCCCGACGCCGTCCGGCCGCCGGACCCCGTGCCCGACCCCGACCCGCTGCGCGAGCAGTGTGCGGGTGTCGACTCCGACGAGTTCGACGGCACCGAGCTCGACGCCGACCTGTGGCCGGTGCGGGTGCGCGCCGACGCCAGCCGGCACGAGCTGCGCGACGGCTCGCTCGTCCTGCCGACCTACCACTCCGGCGTCAACGGGGCGCCGCTGCTCCTCCAACAGGTGCCGGACGGCGCCTGGGAGGTGACCACCGAGGTGAGGGTCTCGCCCACCGAGAGGTTCCAGCAGGCCGGTCTGCTGCTGTACCGCGACGACGCCAACTACGCCAAGCTCGACCTCGTCCACGGCTCGTTCGGGCCGCGGCTGGAGTTCATCCGGCGCGTCAACGGCAGCGACATCAACACCTCGGCGGACTCCCTCGCGCCGCCGGCAGGTCTGGGCGAGACGTTCTGGCTGCGGCTGAGCAGCGACGGGACGGCCGTCTCGGCGAGCGTGTCGGTCGACGGCGAGACCTTCCAGCCGTGGGGCCGCTCGCACGACCTCGGGGCCCTGGCCCCGGTCGGCGTCGGGCCGTTCGCGATGCGCGGGGCGACCGCCGCCGCCGAGATCGAGGCGGAGTTCGCGTGGCTGCGGTGGACCCCCACCGAGGAGGAGCAGGCCGCGTGCGACGCCGTCGTCGTCGTCCCGGAGGTCCCGGCGGACGAGGAGACCGAGGCGCCGGGCGAGGCGGACCTGCGCTCGACCAGCGGCTGGGCCACCGGCCTGGACGACGGGAACTTCGAGGTCCTCATGGACCTGTGGTGGGGCACCAACGGCAGCGTCTTCACCCTCTACGAGAACGGCGAGCTCATCGCGGCCGAGACCCTGTCGCTCGACACGCCTGAGGCGCAGTCGCTGCGGATCCCGGTCACCGGGCGGGTCAACGGCACGTACGTCTACACCGGCGAGCTCATCAACTCCCAGGGTGCGACCGCGACGACCTCGGTGACCGTCGAGGTCACCGACGCCGGACCCGGCACGCCGGTGCTCAGCCACGACAACCGCAAGGACGGCGACGGCGACTACACCGTCACCGCGAACATGTGGTGGGGCACTAACGCGACGTCGTACCGGATCCTCGAGGACGGGGCCGTCATCGCCGAGGGTGAGCTCGAGGCGGCGACGCCGTCGGCGCAGCAGGTCTCGGCCGCGGTCAGCGGGAAGGGGCTGGGCGCGTACACGTACGTCGTCGAGCTCACTAACCATGCCGGGACGACGGTGAGCGAGCCGCTGACCGTGACCGTGCGACGGTAG
- a CDS encoding LacI family DNA-binding transcriptional regulator — protein sequence MSPRTRRATQADVARLAGVSQTTVSMVLTGTGTAQRRVSDEVRERVLRAIEVTGYAANPFAQRLAGGRTSIIGVYTYESVFPHSAGDFYHPFLEGVENEAERAGVDLLMFTSLSGAEGRRLQASGGLGRLHVADGCVLLGRHSHTEDLAELLKQDFPFSFVGRREAPGGKVPYAGAAYDLATQQVVENLLLLGHRRIVLISEYTDHESVKDRARGYRRAMARAGLQPVTFDEPDLGSGELLDALRHAGVTAALASSDLAAPLRRAALARGLDVPGDLSIARLGDPEHPDTEDVDWSGFLIPRQEMGAEALRVVLRQLTPIEGDEDLQVLIPCAVVPGTTVARHTSPAGRPAPSGKA from the coding sequence ATGAGTCCGAGGACCCGGCGGGCCACACAGGCCGACGTCGCCCGCCTCGCGGGCGTGAGCCAGACGACCGTCTCCATGGTGCTCACCGGCACCGGGACGGCGCAGCGCCGCGTCAGCGACGAGGTGCGCGAGCGGGTCCTGCGCGCCATCGAGGTCACCGGCTACGCGGCCAACCCGTTCGCCCAACGCCTGGCGGGCGGCCGCACGAGCATCATCGGGGTCTACACCTACGAGTCGGTCTTCCCCCACTCGGCCGGCGACTTCTACCACCCGTTCCTCGAGGGCGTGGAGAACGAGGCCGAGCGCGCCGGCGTCGACCTGCTCATGTTCACCTCCCTCTCCGGCGCCGAGGGCCGCCGCCTCCAGGCCTCCGGCGGCCTGGGCCGCCTGCACGTGGCCGACGGGTGCGTCCTCCTCGGCCGGCACAGCCACACCGAGGACCTCGCCGAGCTGCTCAAGCAGGACTTCCCCTTCTCCTTCGTCGGGCGCCGCGAGGCCCCGGGCGGCAAGGTGCCCTACGCCGGCGCCGCCTACGACCTCGCCACCCAGCAGGTGGTGGAGAACCTCCTGCTCCTTGGCCACCGCCGCATCGTCCTCATCAGCGAGTACACCGACCACGAGTCGGTCAAGGACCGCGCCCGCGGCTACCGCCGGGCCATGGCCCGCGCCGGTCTGCAGCCCGTCACGTTCGACGAGCCGGACCTCGGCTCCGGCGAGCTCCTCGACGCCCTGCGCCACGCCGGCGTCACCGCCGCCCTGGCCTCGTCCGACCTCGCCGCCCCCCTGCGCCGCGCGGCTCTGGCCCGCGGCCTCGACGTCCCCGGCGACCTCTCCATCGCGCGCCTGGGCGACCCCGAGCACCCCGACACCGAGGACGTCGACTGGTCCGGCTTCCTCATCCCCCGCCAGGAGATGGGCGCCGAGGCGCTGCGCGTCGTCCTGCGCCAGCTCACCCCCATCGAGGGGGACGAGGACCTCCAGGTCCTCATCCCGTGCGCGGTCGTCCCCGGGACGACCGTCGCGCGGCACACGTCCCCGGCCGGCCGGCCGGCACCCAGCGGAAAGGCATGA
- a CDS encoding FAD-dependent oxidoreductase, protein MSVHEAHTQVLVVGGGLGGVAAALAAARHGASVILTEEFDWLGGQLTSQGVPLDEHPWIEDFGCTASYRQLRDGMRDYYRRNYPLTPSAYAKRDLNPGAGWVSKICVEPRVGVAVLDEMLAPHRSGGRIRVLQPVRPVGARTDGDAVRAVVVEDVRTGERTTITADYVVDATETGDLLPLTGTDYVTGFESAAETGEPSGPAEAQPENIQAVSVCFAIEHLDGDHTIDKPDQYDYWRGYAPDFWGGNLLGWAAPHPRTLEVVERHFEPNPGDDALAVFADQSLNPGDGNLWTFRRIAAKDLFEPGTYPSDITLVNWPSIDYFDGPLIDVPADVAAARLHDARQLSLSMLYWMQTEAPRPDGGRGWPGLRLLPEVMGTADGLAMAPYHREGRRLRALETVREQDVSLAIRGEGGARRYPDSVGVGMYRIDLHPSTGGDTYIDVGAEPFEIPLGALIPRTTTNLLAGCKNIGTTHITNGCYRLHPVEWNVGEVAGVLAATCLQDGTTPHQVHADPALVERLQSRLVADGVELRWPEHVRGY, encoded by the coding sequence ATGAGCGTGCACGAAGCACACACCCAGGTCCTCGTCGTCGGCGGAGGCCTCGGCGGCGTCGCGGCCGCCCTCGCGGCGGCCCGGCACGGAGCGTCGGTGATCCTCACCGAGGAGTTCGACTGGCTCGGCGGCCAGCTCACCTCCCAGGGCGTCCCGCTCGACGAGCACCCCTGGATCGAGGACTTCGGCTGCACCGCGTCCTACCGCCAGCTCCGCGACGGCATGCGCGACTACTACCGCCGCAACTACCCCCTCACCCCATCCGCCTACGCCAAGCGGGACCTCAACCCCGGCGCCGGCTGGGTGAGCAAGATCTGCGTCGAGCCCCGCGTCGGCGTGGCCGTCCTCGACGAGATGCTCGCGCCCCACCGCTCGGGTGGCCGGATCCGGGTGCTCCAGCCGGTGCGGCCCGTGGGCGCCCGCACCGACGGCGACGCCGTGCGCGCCGTCGTCGTCGAGGACGTGCGCACCGGCGAGCGCACCACCATCACCGCCGACTACGTCGTCGACGCCACCGAGACCGGCGACCTGCTGCCGCTGACCGGCACCGACTACGTCACCGGCTTCGAGTCCGCCGCCGAGACCGGGGAGCCCAGCGGTCCCGCGGAGGCGCAGCCGGAGAACATCCAGGCCGTCAGCGTCTGCTTCGCCATCGAGCACCTCGACGGCGACCACACCATCGACAAGCCCGACCAGTACGACTACTGGCGCGGCTACGCCCCGGACTTCTGGGGTGGGAACCTCCTGGGCTGGGCCGCCCCGCACCCGCGCACCCTCGAGGTGGTCGAGCGCCACTTCGAGCCCAACCCCGGCGACGACGCCCTCGCGGTCTTCGCCGACCAGAGCCTCAACCCCGGCGACGGCAACCTGTGGACCTTCCGCCGGATCGCCGCCAAGGACCTGTTCGAGCCCGGCACCTACCCCAGCGACATCACGCTGGTGAACTGGCCGAGCATCGACTACTTCGACGGCCCCCTCATCGACGTCCCCGCCGACGTCGCCGCCGCCCGCCTCCACGACGCCAGGCAGCTGAGCCTGTCGATGCTGTACTGGATGCAGACCGAGGCCCCGCGCCCCGACGGCGGCAGGGGCTGGCCGGGGCTGCGCCTCCTGCCCGAGGTCATGGGCACCGCCGACGGCCTGGCCATGGCGCCCTACCACCGCGAGGGCCGACGCCTCCGCGCGCTGGAGACCGTGCGCGAGCAGGACGTCTCCCTCGCCATCCGCGGCGAGGGCGGCGCCCGCCGCTACCCCGACAGCGTCGGCGTGGGGATGTACCGCATCGACCTGCACCCCTCCACCGGCGGCGACACCTACATCGACGTCGGCGCCGAGCCCTTCGAGATCCCGCTCGGTGCCCTCATCCCCCGCACCACCACCAACCTGCTCGCCGGCTGCAAGAACATCGGCACCACCCACATCACCAACGGCTGCTACCGCCTGCACCCGGTGGAGTGGAACGTCGGGGAGGTCGCGGGCGTCCTGGCCGCCACCTGCCTGCAGGACGGCACAACCCCCCACCAGGTCCACGCCGACCCCGCGCTCGTCGAGCGCCTGCAGTCCCGCCTCGTCGCCGACGGCGTCGAGCTCCGCTGGCCGGAGCACGTCCGTGGCTACTGA